A portion of the Streptococcus urinalis 2285-97 genome contains these proteins:
- a CDS encoding helix-turn-helix domain-containing protein, with protein sequence MIRNNLAKLMIDRGISATQLFNDTGIARSTISKISNNNTDKISLQTIDKICNYLEVNPSEFFDFWAYDVRIKCGFNNFENLSEVKEYWKTFIEYSEPCFLLIEFSRGKNIKKLLEYKFNYKYEYEYIQGMPDPDDTGYLDNVELDTSVSETSIFDTMPIQFQNELVEQVKELLCKTFDVWEFSPTIKHLDVFILNNTD encoded by the coding sequence ATGATTCGTAATAATTTAGCTAAATTGATGATTGATAGAGGAATTTCGGCTACCCAACTGTTTAATGATACTGGGATAGCACGCTCTACCATCTCAAAAATCTCAAATAACAATACAGATAAGATAAGTCTGCAAACTATTGACAAAATTTGTAACTACTTAGAAGTGAATCCTAGTGAGTTCTTTGACTTTTGGGCTTATGATGTAAGGATAAAGTGCGGTTTTAATAATTTTGAAAACCTATCAGAAGTAAAAGAATATTGGAAAACTTTCATAGAGTACTCTGAGCCGTGTTTTTTGCTAATAGAGTTTAGTAGAGGGAAAAATATAAAAAAACTTTTAGAGTATAAATTTAATTATAAGTATGAGTATGAGTATATACAGGGCATGCCTGACCCTGACGATACTGGTTACTTAGATAACGTTGAATTAGATACTAGTGTTTCTGAAACCTCTATATTTGACACTATGCCTATCCAATTTCAGAATGAACTAGTTGAACAAGTAAAAGAATTACTCTGCAAAACTTTTGATGTTTGGGAATTTTCACCAACTATTAAACATTTAGATGTTTTTATTTTAAATAATACCGACTAA
- a CDS encoding tyrosine-type recombinase/integrase: MNIKEVIKKNGTKVYRSNVYLGVDSITGKKVKTTVTGRTKKEVKTKAQQAQSNFNANGSTVFKRVEVTTYKELTDLWLENYQMTVKPQTLVNTHQFLRNHILPVFGDMQLDKIHIAHIQSWVNKLAFKIVNYGVAASINKRILQYGVSMQLIPFNPAREVILPRPQKAGANRIKFIDKEDLKTFLDYMERLAPTAYNYYYDSVLYKLLLATGCRYGEVVALEWSDIDFDNATINITKTYNRIVKQVGTPKSKAGIRTISIDNKTILMLKQYRNRQRQAFMEIGAPAPALVFSTTISKYPNSDARTKSLRHRCKEAGIPQFTFHAFRHTHASLLLNAGIGYKELQHRLGHATLAMTMDTYSHLSKEKEKEAVLYYEKALQNL; encoded by the coding sequence ATGAATATCAAAGAAGTTATTAAAAAAAACGGTACAAAAGTGTACCGCTCAAATGTTTATTTGGGAGTAGATAGCATTACAGGAAAGAAAGTTAAAACGACTGTAACAGGGCGAACGAAAAAAGAGGTTAAAACAAAAGCCCAGCAAGCCCAAAGCAATTTCAACGCTAACGGGTCAACTGTGTTCAAAAGAGTAGAAGTTACCACATACAAGGAACTTACTGATTTATGGTTAGAAAATTATCAAATGACGGTTAAACCTCAAACACTCGTAAACACGCACCAATTTTTGAGGAACCATATTTTACCTGTATTTGGTGATATGCAACTAGATAAGATACATATAGCACACATACAAAGTTGGGTAAACAAGCTAGCTTTCAAGATTGTTAATTATGGGGTGGCTGCCTCAATCAACAAACGTATCTTACAATATGGGGTTAGTATGCAATTGATACCGTTCAACCCTGCGCGTGAGGTTATTCTACCCAGACCACAAAAGGCAGGCGCTAACCGTATCAAATTTATCGATAAGGAAGATTTGAAAACATTCCTAGACTACATGGAACGACTAGCACCCACCGCCTACAACTATTACTATGATAGTGTACTGTATAAACTGTTACTTGCTACTGGTTGCCGATATGGAGAGGTGGTAGCTCTTGAATGGTCTGATATTGATTTTGACAATGCAACTATCAACATTACCAAGACTTACAACCGAATTGTAAAACAGGTTGGCACACCTAAAAGCAAAGCAGGTATCAGAACTATCAGCATAGATAATAAAACTATTCTCATGCTCAAACAGTACAGGAACAGACAACGCCAAGCATTTATGGAGATTGGTGCGCCTGCTCCTGCCTTGGTATTCTCTACAACGATATCAAAATACCCAAACAGTGACGCCAGAACCAAGTCACTTAGACACCGTTGTAAAGAAGCAGGTATACCACAATTTACGTTTCACGCTTTCAGACACACACACGCTAGTTTATTGCTCAATGCTGGAATTGGCTATAAAGAATTACAACACCGCCTAGGACATGCAACGTTAGCCATGACTATGGATACTTATAGCCATTTATCAAAAGAGAAAGAAAAAGAGGCGGTACTATATTATGAAAAAGCTCTCCAAAATTTGTAA
- a CDS encoding metal ABC transporter permease translates to MFLDILFYDFMQRAVLSVIAISVFAPILGIFLILRRQSLMSDTLSHVSLAGVALGILFGVSPTWTTIIVVVLAAVLLEYLRVVYKHYMEISTAILMSLGLALSLIIMSKSKSNSSMSLEQYLFGSIITISMEQVIALFVIAIIVLVLTLLFIRPMYILTFDEDTAFVDGLPVRMMSVLFNIVTGVAIALTIPAAGALLVSTIMVLPASIAMRIGKNFKSVIFLGILIGFVGMVTGIFMSYYWETPASATITMIFISIFILVAIFNKLIKK, encoded by the coding sequence ATGTTTCTTGACATCCTTTTTTATGATTTTATGCAAAGAGCGGTACTATCAGTCATTGCTATTAGTGTGTTCGCGCCTATTTTAGGTATTTTTCTCATTTTGAGAAGACAAAGCCTAATGAGTGATACATTGAGTCACGTTTCTCTTGCTGGTGTTGCTTTAGGAATTTTATTCGGGGTATCACCGACTTGGACAACCATTATTGTTGTGGTGTTAGCTGCTGTTTTACTTGAATATTTGCGTGTGGTTTATAAGCACTACATGGAAATTTCGACTGCTATTTTGATGTCACTTGGGCTCGCGCTATCACTTATCATTATGAGTAAATCAAAAAGTAATAGCAGTATGAGCTTAGAGCAATATCTTTTTGGTTCCATCATTACTATTAGTATGGAACAAGTCATTGCATTATTTGTGATTGCGATTATTGTTCTGGTGTTAACTTTACTTTTTATCCGACCAATGTATATATTAACCTTTGATGAAGATACGGCATTTGTAGATGGTTTACCAGTCAGAATGATGTCTGTTCTCTTTAACATTGTGACAGGTGTTGCTATTGCACTTACCATTCCTGCAGCGGGGGCATTGTTGGTATCTACCATTATGGTTTTACCAGCAAGTATTGCCATGCGGATTGGAAAAAACTTTAAATCTGTTATTTTCTTAGGTATCCTAATTGGTTTTGTGGGTATGGTTACCGGGATTTTTATGTCTTATTATTGGGAAACGCCCGCAAGTGCGACGATTACAATGATTTTCATTAGTATATTTATATTAGTAGCCATTTTCAATAAACTTATTAAAAAATAA